The Megalobrama amblycephala isolate DHTTF-2021 linkage group LG13, ASM1881202v1, whole genome shotgun sequence genome contains a region encoding:
- the si:dkey-79d12.4 gene encoding uncharacterized protein si:dkey-79d12.4 encodes MEVLPCEEVERVTGSKIHLQQGGYSQQSEYYKTTISTYYGFSDDSSDEDDYKAPLAVTSGESSMCCVCGDSIPFLGNMIEHFKTHTAEVHCHLCRAKFGRVMSLALHLKNAHPKHSLLCEICGAVFSCTWHLNGHLGKHRKAAMELKTVVKMEEKEEISIKETISCIDLRRTILRDHSYCISAQAAKNDTSRDVQKRIDNDINCTNQAPHIKTETESLPIIKDEQIDAFSFSSFPSSQSEPQHLRFGLKEENDHEDGLGETVAYVVAAEEEIRLAEDGESTDSDGDANPDSLPPGDTAYNPDEDLSSESDDSDSNCISNRRHQKIKKGKQQTPNRKRPASTNLGTINIAEKFGFQSDSPFCCYGKFANMEKHMDDCRNKVMFACCLCNVVCANEELLLKHTIEKHPAAGYICAYCHKVFPRQEHFKSHICGKRSTGEINLPASSVSHLPTVPLSDSSGQGRPFPPTLNANQNTIKIIKITQTVNKASTAPDPPPAVATLGSSEVLTLHHLLQTTPLGTAKVTDLVPQVVAMPQTLVRPNFLPSSYVACPKVPVHTPSVVRPLLSNPARMTLRIPTSSNPPLLTPVIVSFSPTVNVSAPTLVSANKPVLRQTSVANIRPLPANILPMSSVTFPTLVSALTGNNHPQVPPAQVQAPLQIVAMYMNHSRDLALHKQCEQSWRSKTIFSCRHCGAVSRQPSLSVRHRYLHRGSRLYRCQCGRSFQQQLHLLRHQVQHAESVRFVCARCGNTFEGAHKLTWHKRKHKKGRRCAKKKCKVAFDCSCGQMFARPSALLWHMLKNSKLPKRTRKNSICLSLNSLSK; translated from the coding sequence gAGTATTACAAAACCACCATCTCTACATATTACGGCTTCTCGGACGACTCCAGTGATGAGGATGACTACAAAGCGCCACTGGCAGTTACAAGTGGAGAAAGCTCAATGTGCTGTGTTTGTGGAGACAGCATCCCCTTTCTGGGTAACATGATAGAGCACTTCAAGACGCACACAGCCGAGGTGCATTGTCACCTGTGTCGAGCAAAGTTTGGACGCGTAATGTCGCTGGCGTTACACTTAAAAAATGCCCACCCAAAGCACAGTCTCTTGTGTGAAATCTGCGGAGCTGTCTTTAGTTGCACGTGGCATCTAAACGGACATTTGGGAAAGCATCGGAAAGCTGCAATGGAGTTAAAAACTGTGGTTAAAATGGAAGAGAAAGAAGAAATTAGCATCAAAGAGACCATAAGCTGCATTGATTTGAGAAGAACAATCTTGAGAGATCATTCATATTGTATCTCAGCACAAGCAGCTAAGAATGACACTTCCAGAGACGTCCAGAAACGCATTGACAATGATATAAACTGCACAAATCAAGCCCCACACATCAAAACGGAAACCGAAAGTTTGCCTATTATTAAAGATGAACAAATTGATGCCTTCAGCTTTTCCTCATTCCCTTCGAGCCAATCAGAGCCACAGCATCTTCGCTTTGGACTCAAGGAAGAGAATGATCATGAGGATGGGCTTGGAGAAACTGTAGCTTACGTGGTGGCTGCAGAGGAGGAAATTAGGCTGGCAGAGGATGGAGAAAGTACTGACAGTGATGGTGACGCAAACCCTGATTCACTACCCCCTGGTGACACGGCGTACAACCCGGACGAGGACCTCAGCTCAGAGTCTGACGACAGCGACTCAAACTGCATCTCCAACAGGCGTCACCAAAAGATAAAGAAAGGTAAGCAACAGACACCCAACAGGAAAAGACCTGCAAGTACAAATCTAGGGACAATCAACATTGCAGAGAAATTTGGGTTTCAGTCTGATTCTCCCTTTTGTTGCTATGGCAAATTCGCTAATATGGAGAAACACATGGATGATTGCAGGAATAAGGTGATGTTCGCGTGTTGCCTGTGCAATGTGGTATGTGCGAATGAAGAGTTGCTGCTGAAGCACACAATCGAAAAACACCCAGCAGCTGGGTATATCTGTGCGTACTGCCACAAAGTTTTCCCTAGACAGGAACATTTCAAAAGTCACATCTGTGGGAAGAGATCTACAGGAGAAATTAACTTGCCAGCCTCCTCTGTATCCCATTTACCCACCGTGCCTTTATCTGATAGCAGTGGTCAGGGAAGACCTTTCCCCCCTACTTTGAACGCCAATCAGAATACCAttaaaattatcaaaataacTCAGACAGTGAACAAAGCTTCAACGGCACCTGATCCTCCACCTGCGGTGGCCACTTTGGGATCATCTGAAGTTCTGACGCTGCACCACCTGCTTCAGACAACTCCTCTTGGCACTGCTAAGGTGACTGATTTGGTTCCTCAAGTTGTGGCTATGCCGCAAACTCTTGTCAGGCCCAATTTTCTTCCAAGTTCTTATGTCGCTTGCCCGAAAGTTCCCGTCCATACACCTTCAGTAGTGCGTCCCTTGCTGTCAAATCCTGCCAGGATGACTCTTCGTATCCCTACCTCTTCCAATCCACCTCTTCTAACTCCAGTCATCGTGTCCTTCTCACCCACTGTGAACGTCTCTGCACCCACTCTTGTATCAGCCAACAAGCCTGTTCTGAGACAAACATCAGTGGCTAATATTAGACCTCTACCTGCAAATATCCTGCCGATGTCCTCAGTTACCTTTCCCACCCTGGTGAGTGCTCTTACCGGGAACAACCATCCTCAGGTTCCTCCTGCCCAGGTTCAGGCTCCGTTACAAATAGTGGCCATGTACATGAACCACAGCAGGGATTTGGCTCTTCATAAGCAATGTGAGCAGAGCTGGCGCTCCAAGACCATCTTCTCCTGCCGCCACTGCGGTGCCGTCTCGAGACAACCATCGCTAAGCGTGCGTCATCGCTACTTACACCGTGGATCAAGGTTGTACAGATGTCAGTGTGGAAGGTCGTTCCAGCAACAGCTGCATTTGCTGAGGCACCAGGTCCAGCATGCGGAGTCGGTCCGATTTGTTTGTGCACGGTGTGGAAATACGTTCGAAGGGGCGCATAAATTGACCTGGCACAAACGGAAGCATAAAAAAGGCAGGCGGTGTGCAAAAAAGAAATGCAAGGTGGCTTTTGACTGTAGCTGTGGACAGATGTTTGCAAGGCCGTCTGCATTGTTGTGGCATATGCTTAAAAACTCCAAACTTCCCAAACGCACAAGAAAAAACTCaatctgtctctctctgaatAGTTTGAGTAAATGA